GATCTGGGGCCTTGCGATGGCGATCTCGCAGAATCATTCAACCTTGACGGCCCACGCCCATCTCAACCTGCTCGGCTGGGTGTCTTTGTTTCTGTTCGGACTGTTCTATCGCCTGCATCCCGTGCTCGATGTCGCGCGGGTGGCGCGCTTGCAGGTGATGGTCTGGGTCGCCGGGACCATCGTGATGGTGATCGGTGTCGCGATGATCCATATGGGCAGGCACGAGGGCGAGCCATTGGCCGGAGCGGGCTCGATCATGGTGCTGGGGAGCGTGGTGCTGTTCGTCTGGCAGGTGATCCGCTTCGAGCGGGCGCGCGCCGCCTGAAATCAGATATTGGCGTCGCTGTCCGCGCCGATGGTGGCGATGCGGACCATGTTGGTGGTACCCGGCGTGCCGAACGGCACGCCCGCGACGACGATGACGCGCTCGCCCGCCTTGGCGAAGCCGTCGCGATAGGCGATGCGCCCGGCGCGCTGGATCATGTCGTCGCCGTCCTGCGCGTCATCGGCCACCACGCAATGCACGCCCCATAACAGGGCCAGTTTTCGCGCGACCACGGCGTTGGGCGTGATCGCGACGATCGGACAGCGCGGCCGCTCGCGCGCCACGCGCATCGCGGTCGAGCCCGAACTGGTCCAGCAGATGATGGCGGGCAGGTGCAGCGTCTCGGCGATCTGTCGCGCGGCGTCGGCGATGGCGTCGCCCGCGGTCGCTTCCGGCGCGGGGCGCTGCCCGTCGATCACGCTTCCGAAATTCGGATCGCGCTCCACTTCCTCGCCGATGTGATCCATCATCATCACCGCGTCGGAAGGATATTTGCCCGCCGCCGATTCCGCCGACAGCATCACCGCGTCCGCGCCCTCGAACACCGCCGTCGCGACGTCGGAGACTTCAGCGCGCGTCGGCACCGGCGAGGCGATCATCGATTCCAGCATCTGGGTGGCGATGATCACCGGTTTGCCCATGCGCCGCGCCATGCGCGTCATCTGCTTCTGCAAACCCGGCACGCGCTCCACAGGCATTTCGACGCCGAGATCGCCGCGCGCCACCATGATGGCGTCGGAGGCGTGCATGATGGCCTCAAGACGCTCGATGGCCTGCGGCTTCTCGATCTTGGACATGATCGCCGCGCGGCCGCGCACGATGCGCCGCGCCTCGTGCACATCGTCTGCACGCTGCACGAACGACAGCGCGATCCAGTCGGTGCCGGCATCGAGCGCGGCGGCGAGATCGGCGTGGTCCTTCGGTGTCATCGCCGAGACCGGCAGGTCGGTGTCGGGCAGGCTGACGCCCTTGCGGTCGGAGATGCGTCCGCCGATCACCACGCGCGTCACGGCGCGGTCGTGCGAGGTTTCCTCCGCGATCAGCCGCAGCTTGCCGTCGTCGATCAAAAGCGCGTCGCCGGGCTTCAGCGCGCGCAGGATTTCCGGATGCGGCAGGTGAACGCGGGTCTTGTCGCCGGGCGCGGGATCGGAATCGAGCGTGAAACTCTGGCCGTTGGCGATGATCGCGGCGCCCTCCTTGAAGGCGCCGAGCCGCAGTTTCGGCCCTTGCAGATCGACGAGAATGCCGATCGGGCGGTTGTAGCTGCTTTCGATATTCCGGATGGTGGCGATCAGCTCCCGCATCTTGTCATGCGAGGTATGGCTCATGTTGATGCGGAAGACGTCGGCGCCCGCTTCGAACAGCTTGCGGATGGTGGCGCTGTCGGAGGACGCAGGTCCGAGCGTTGCGAGAATCCGGACGCGGCGCAGCCGCCTCATTGCTTCGTTCCCGGTGCGGGAAGCGGGGCGGGCGTGGGCAGAATGCCGCCGGGCTGGCCCGCGCCGGGCGCGTTCGGCAACCCCGGCAAGGTGGGTTGTTGCTGGCGCTGGAGATTCTGCTCGTTGGTCTCGGTCAGTTGCACGGTCCATGACCGTTGTTCGCCGGTGTCCACCTCATAGAAGCCGGTGCGGTCGAATCCGCGCGCGAGGCAGTTCTCGGTGCCCTTGATGGTGAATTCCTTGTCGCGCGAACACATGAACGCCTGGCCGGACCATTCGCCGCCGCGATCGTAATCGAGCGCATAGATGTAATAGTACCGCGCCACCAGCGTGCCCTTGAGCAGTCTCTCGCAGGCGTGGGAGGAGATATTCCACCAGCCCTCGGTGACCCAGCCTTCGCTGTCCTTGTAGCCGAGCGCGATGCCGACGCGGCTGGAGGTGTTGTTGCACAGGCGGAAGTCGGCCCGCGCCGGCGCGGTTGACGCGCACAGGGCCGGGACGGCGAGAATCGATCCGAGGACAAGGGGCAGGAAAAGGCGCAAGGTGGGCAACCGCGAATTCACTTTCGGCATGGATGCAGGCTACTCAAAGACGGGCGCAATTCCAACCGCGCCGCACGCGGGGGGCTGGTAAAATCCGCTGCCGGGGTTATGTGCTTGGACAGGAGCGAGACAGGGCACGGGCGATCCGGGCCGGAGCCGAACAACGAGGAGCATCATGGCGATCGACAAAGCCACCCAGACCGAGCTTGAAGCCGCCGTTTTCCGCCGTCTCGTCGCGCATTTGCAGAGGCGCACCGACGTGCAGAACATCGACATGATGAATCTGGCGGGATTTTGCCGCAACTGCCTGTCGAACTGGATCAAGGACGCCGCCGACGAGCGCGGCGTGCCCATGACCAAGGACGAGGGCCGCGAGGCGATCTACGGCATGCCTTACGCCGAATGGAAGGCGAAGTACCAGACCGATGCCTCGCCGGAACAGATCGCGGCCATGAAGCAGGCCGCCGCCGGGCACTGAAGCGCTCCCGGAACACTGAAAATCGTGATGCGAACGGCCTTCTGAACATGCCCTGTGGGCATTGTGGACGGCGCGGCGCGTTGCCTTGACGCAGCCGCGTGGACTGGATGAGTGTGGCCGCGACAGACGCTTTGCCGCCCGGCCGGCGCCGCCTCATCAAAGTTCAGGAGTACCCGATGGCCACAGCCGCCGCCGTGAAGGAAGACGTCGCCCACCGTTTCGCCAAGGACCAGCTCAAGGCCATCATCGAGCGCATCGAGCGGCTGGAAGAAGAAAAAAAGACAATCTCCGACGACATTCGCGACGTCTATGCCGAAGCCAAGGGCAACGGCTTCGACGTCAAGGCGCTGCGCACCATCGTGCGCATGCGCAAGCAGGACGCCAACGAGCGCGAGGAACAGGAAACCATCCTCGAAACCTACATGCAGGCGCTCGGGATGCTGTGAGGCCGATCGAAGTATCAGGTTGGCCGAGCTAGTTTCGCATTTCAAAATTGTCATTGCCGGGCATAGCCCGTCGAAGACGGGCGTGAACGCCCTTATGACCCGGCAATCCATTATTTTTTCGTGCGATCCATATAATGAGGGTTGTCCGCTAAAGCGGACGATGGATGCGCGGGTCAAGCCCGCGCATGACATTCTGCTGTGAGCCTACCGCAGCGCCGCGGTCTGCACGAAATTCGTCGTCGGCATCGCGGCGATGGCCTGGCCGCTGAAGCGGTCGCAGGCGGGGCCGATCTGCGGATCGAGCGAGAAGGTGATCGTCACCGCGCGCGCGGGCTTCACGAAATGCGCGGCCATCGCCCTCATGTCCCAGTCGCCCATCACCGAGGTGTAGAGCGCGTTGTTGGCGCTCGGCGTCAGCACCATCGCGCGCAGCCAGATGTCGCTCGCCTGATCGGCGCTGGCGAGGCGCAGCATGGTCGCCAGCGAACGGGACTGGCCGCGCAATGTCTTGCCGACCACGGTGGTGGCATGGACGGACACCGCCGCATCGCGCGCGAGGGCCGCGATGTGCGTCGGCGGAACCGGCCCGCTCGCGGCGACGATCTTGTTGCGGTCGAGCAGTTGCGGCGCGTCATAGGCCATCGCATTGGCGACGTTTGCGGGAAGCGATGCGGTGGACTGCGGATCGGCGGCGCGCGCCTTAGCGGCGGCGATCTGTTCGGCCGAGGCGGGTTTCGGCGTCATCGCGGCGTCATCCCAGCGGACGCGGGCCTCGATCATCTCGGCCATGGTCTGCGGCTGTTTGGCTGCCCGGGCAGGTTTGGCGGGAGCGAGCGGAATTTCGGTAGGGGCCGCGGAGGCTATGCGATAGCTCGCGGTCTGCACCGGCCGTGCGCGCGGCACCGGCACGATCTCCGCGATCTTGTCCTTCACCTTCTCGGCGGCCGAGGCGATCAGGCCTGGCTTGGCGGGTGTTTCGGCGGCGGGTTCGGTCGCCGGTGTGGCGGCGGACGATTCCTCGTCATCCTCCGAGGCTTGCTTGCCCCTGAACAGCGAGGCGAGCAGGCTGCGGCTGCTTGTTGTGGTTGCTTCGTCGCCCTTGCGGCGCTGAATTTCGGCGAGCGCGAGATCGTAGCCCTTCAGCGGACGCCCATCGGTGGGGACATGGACCGTCTTGCCGTCCGGGAATACGCGCGCGAGCTGGTCGTGCGTCATGCGCGGCCAGTGGCGGATGTTGCCGGTGTCGAGATGCACGAAGGGCGAACCGGAGGTGGGGTAGAAGCCGACGCCGCCGCGTTGCAGACGAAGCCCGGCGAAGCGAATCTTTTCGAGCGGCACGCCGGGAATGAAGAAATCCATCGCATGGCCGAGCATGTGCTGGCTGAAACGCGC
The nucleotide sequence above comes from [Pseudomonas] carboxydohydrogena. Encoded proteins:
- a CDS encoding DUF1244 domain-containing protein; the encoded protein is MAIDKATQTELEAAVFRRLVAHLQRRTDVQNIDMMNLAGFCRNCLSNWIKDAADERGVPMTKDEGREAIYGMPYAEWKAKYQTDASPEQIAAMKQAAAGH
- the pyk gene encoding pyruvate kinase gives rise to the protein MRRLRRVRILATLGPASSDSATIRKLFEAGADVFRINMSHTSHDKMRELIATIRNIESSYNRPIGILVDLQGPKLRLGAFKEGAAIIANGQSFTLDSDPAPGDKTRVHLPHPEILRALKPGDALLIDDGKLRLIAEETSHDRAVTRVVIGGRISDRKGVSLPDTDLPVSAMTPKDHADLAAALDAGTDWIALSFVQRADDVHEARRIVRGRAAIMSKIEKPQAIERLEAIMHASDAIMVARGDLGVEMPVERVPGLQKQMTRMARRMGKPVIIATQMLESMIASPVPTRAEVSDVATAVFEGADAVMLSAESAAGKYPSDAVMMMDHIGEEVERDPNFGSVIDGQRPAPEATAGDAIADAARQIAETLHLPAIICWTSSGSTAMRVARERPRCPIVAITPNAVVARKLALLWGVHCVVADDAQDGDDMIQRAGRIAYRDGFAKAGERVIVVAGVPFGTPGTTNMVRIATIGADSDANI
- a CDS encoding DUF2312 domain-containing protein; amino-acid sequence: MATAAAVKEDVAHRFAKDQLKAIIERIERLEEEKKTISDDIRDVYAEAKGNGFDVKALRTIVRMRKQDANEREEQETILETYMQALGML
- a CDS encoding DUF882 domain-containing protein, which produces MAGDHSRGSSLWPVRHSLRVSAAAMLLLFAGAGAVHDATASNDTRTLSFHHTHSGEDLTVTFKRNGRYDADALKKLNHFLRDWRSQDSTTMDPHLFDILWEVYRDVDAKQPIQIISAYRSPRTNAMLRRRSAHSGVARFSQHMLGHAMDFFIPGVPLEKIRFAGLRLQRGGVGFYPTSGSPFVHLDTGNIRHWPRMTHDQLARVFPDGKTVHVPTDGRPLKGYDLALAEIQRRKGDEATTTSSRSLLASLFRGKQASEDDEESSAATPATEPAAETPAKPGLIASAAEKVKDKIAEIVPVPRARPVQTASYRIASAAPTEIPLAPAKPARAAKQPQTMAEMIEARVRWDDAAMTPKPASAEQIAAAKARAADPQSTASLPANVANAMAYDAPQLLDRNKIVAASGPVPPTHIAALARDAAVSVHATTVVGKTLRGQSRSLATMLRLASADQASDIWLRAMVLTPSANNALYTSVMGDWDMRAMAAHFVKPARAVTITFSLDPQIGPACDRFSGQAIAAMPTTNFVQTAALR
- a CDS encoding DUF1036 domain-containing protein, with translation MPKVNSRLPTLRLFLPLVLGSILAVPALCASTAPARADFRLCNNTSSRVGIALGYKDSEGWVTEGWWNISSHACERLLKGTLVARYYYIYALDYDRGGEWSGQAFMCSRDKEFTIKGTENCLARGFDRTGFYEVDTGEQRSWTVQLTETNEQNLQRQQQPTLPGLPNAPGAGQPGGILPTPAPLPAPGTKQ